The genome window GCCGGTGCCGACCCCGCCCTGGTCGCGGTATTCGACGAGCACGGGCAGCTGTCGCCGGGCAGGACGGACTTCGAAGGGCCCGGCTGGGGCTGGCACAGGAAGCTTTGCGGGATGTCCGGACGACGCTTCGACTCGCCCCGCGAGGCCCTGGCCGGCTGCGACGTCCTGGTGGCTGCTTCCAGGCCCGGTCCCGGAGTTGTACCTGCGGAATGGATCAGTTGCATGGCCCGCGACCCGGTGGTCATCGCATGCGCCAATCCCGTGCCCGAGATCTATCCCGCCGAGGCGCTCGCGGCCGGGGCGGCAGTGGTGGCCACGGGCAGGGGCGACTTCCCCAACCAGGTCAACAATGCCCTCGCCTTCCCCGGAATCCTCAGGGGCGCACTCGACTGCCGGGCCAGCGCGATAAGCGACGGGATGGCCATCGCAGCCTCCACCGCCATCGCCGCCCTCGCCAGGGAGAGGGGGCTGTCGGCGGAGAGGATCGTCCCCGCCCTCGACGACCCCGGTCTCGTGAAGGCCGTGGCGGGTGCCGTCGTGTCACGTGCGGTGTCGGAGGGCCTGGCGCGGAAGCCGCTGCCCCCCGGCTGAATCCATCTGTTGACGCAAAAGTAGCCAGGCCCCGGTCGCTTTATTGGAGGTAATTCATGGTTGATGGGAGAGCCTCCTCGTATCCTTCGATACTCTCTGTTCTGTTCCGCCTTTTTGCGGTCTCTGCATTGGTGATCCAGCCGGGATGCGGTGATGGAGATGCACCGGAGCCCGTCGACGCCCCCGGCGGGGTGCCGGCCATCTCCGATCTCGTGGTGGTCGACTCGATCGGTATCGAGCTGGGTGATTCCAACTACGTCTTCGGAGCGATCCTGGACGGCTGCTTCCTCTCGGACGGCCGGATAGCTCTCGTCGATGTCATCGAGCGGAGAGTCTCCGTCTTTTCGGGCGAGGGTGCTTTCGTGGGATCGGTGGGGCGGTCCGGTGGAGGGCCGGGCGAGTTCGCCGCGCCCTACACCATTGCACCGCTGTCGAATGGAGGTTTCGCCGTTTTGGATGTCCAGGCGGGGAAGATCGTCTTCTTCGACTCCTGCCTCGTTCTGGAGCGCGAGATCACCGGGCTGCTGCCCATGGCGCCTTCTGCTCTCGGCTCGGGGCCGGAAGGCTCGGTGATCGGCAACAGGATGAACTACTACTTCGAGGGCGATGCCCTTTACAGGGGTGCGGACATCTGCGCCTGGTCATGTTCGTCCGAACCGGACAGCGTCTATCTCGGCGACTATGCGATGCATCCCGACACCGAGTACGACACTTTCAGCTTTGTGTCTTCCGAATCGGGTGCGCTCTATTGCACGCTCATCTCCCACGAGGAGTACAGGCTTCTCGGTCTGAGTGCGCCGGGAGACACGCTTTTCGCGGTCGACAGGCCCTGGCAGGAGAC of Candidatus Fermentibacter sp. contains these proteins:
- a CDS encoding 6-bladed beta-propeller, whose product is MVDGRASSYPSILSVLFRLFAVSALVIQPGCGDGDAPEPVDAPGGVPAISDLVVVDSIGIELGDSNYVFGAILDGCFLSDGRIALVDVIERRVSVFSGEGAFVGSVGRSGGGPGEFAAPYTIAPLSNGGFAVLDVQAGKIVFFDSCLVLEREITGLLPMAPSALGSGPEGSVIGNRMNYYFEGDALYRGADICAWSCSSEPDSVYLGDYAMHPDTEYDTFSFVSSESGALYCTLISHEEYRLLGLSAPGDTLFAVDRPWQETPVTEEELEAARPYLVIPGPGSESTSEELSAGWEPDLLRYAAFMSGFDSEQRLWMQSGNGETASQVFDLYDMADGTFIQSVRTTLPPIARYWTFVVSPQGIIGWDHNPSDYPRVYILETVPGVR